One Terriglobia bacterium DNA segment encodes these proteins:
- a CDS encoding cytochrome P460 family protein translates to MKKAVSLAVLILAAAAVLALNALSSETVSGAPRFNDKGELLPPEDYRDWVYLTSGLNMSYTENGRRAGPAGETDEPLPFDNVFVEPSAYREFKRTGTWPDHTMFVIEIRSSKTKVHPNQSGWVQGDVVGMPAAVKDVKRFGDKKWGYFSLMSNGKPTPSQAMPADHCWNCHNANGAVDNTFVQFYPTLKPIAEEKGTYKKTGPGQ, encoded by the coding sequence ATGAAGAAGGCTGTGAGTCTGGCTGTGCTGATCCTGGCGGCTGCTGCCGTTCTGGCGCTGAACGCCCTCAGTAGTGAGACGGTAAGTGGCGCGCCGCGCTTCAACGATAAAGGCGAACTTCTGCCCCCGGAGGACTATCGCGACTGGGTGTATCTCACGTCGGGGTTAAACATGTCATACACGGAGAACGGGCGGCGAGCCGGACCGGCCGGCGAAACCGACGAGCCCCTGCCGTTTGACAACGTCTTTGTGGAGCCGTCCGCGTATCGCGAATTCAAGCGGACCGGCACCTGGCCCGACCACACCATGTTCGTGATCGAGATCCGCTCATCAAAGACGAAGGTGCACCCCAACCAGAGCGGGTGGGTACAGGGCGACGTTGTTGGCATGCCCGCCGCAGTGAAGGACGTGAAGCGCTTTGGGGACAAGAAGTGGGGCTACTTCAGCCTGATGAGCAATGGCAAGCCGACGCCCTCGCAAGCTATGCCCGCCGATCACTGCTGGAACTGCCACAATGCGAACGGCGCGGTGGACAACACCTTCGTGCAGTTCTATCCGACGCTGAAGCCGATCGCCGAAGAGAAAGGCACGTACAAGAAGACCGGTCCCGGACAGTGA
- a CDS encoding trypsin-like peptidase domain-containing protein — MRLLRLIVVAAVLAAGFYYFTTHHRGGEPLSAVRWSGPSAPLEITEAAGPQQLDPEEQNNVNLYKKALPAVVNITSTSLSFDFFYGVVPEQGAGSGFVIDKEGHVLTNYHVIANARQVEVTLSNKKKYKAEVIGSDRSHDLAVIKINAPNLAPATLGDSSRLLVGQKVYAIGNPFGMFSGTMTRGIVSSIRSVREPDGVFIDEAIQTDAAINPGNSGGPLLNSRGEVIGINTMIAGTAGQSSGIGFAIPINTAKAVLNDLVTFGRVKRPALGIRSLPIGPELAEQIGLPVDYGVLIISVVPGGAAERAGLRGGTERAYVGNVPIQLGGDLIVAIDGQEMVDQQDLSHAMNSHRAGDAVTITIYRGKRKMEVKVTLGEAREQV; from the coding sequence ATGAGATTGCTACGTCTTATCGTCGTCGCCGCCGTGCTGGCGGCGGGTTTCTACTACTTCACCACCCATCACCGTGGAGGCGAGCCGCTCTCGGCCGTCCGCTGGAGCGGCCCCTCCGCGCCGCTGGAGATCACCGAAGCCGCGGGCCCGCAGCAGCTCGATCCCGAGGAGCAGAACAACGTCAACCTCTACAAGAAGGCGCTGCCCGCGGTGGTCAATATCACCTCGACTTCTTTGAGTTTTGATTTCTTTTACGGTGTGGTCCCGGAACAGGGCGCCGGCTCGGGCTTCGTCATCGACAAAGAGGGCCACGTTCTGACGAACTACCACGTCATCGCGAACGCGCGACAGGTCGAGGTCACGCTCTCGAATAAAAAGAAGTACAAGGCGGAGGTGATCGGCAGCGACCGCTCGCACGATCTTGCGGTCATCAAGATCAACGCCCCGAACCTCGCGCCGGCGACGCTGGGCGATTCCAGCCGACTGCTGGTGGGGCAGAAGGTCTATGCCATCGGCAACCCGTTCGGCATGTTCAGCGGGACCATGACGCGGGGCATCGTCAGTTCCATCCGGTCGGTGCGCGAACCGGACGGAGTGTTCATCGACGAGGCCATCCAGACCGATGCCGCCATCAACCCCGGGAACTCCGGCGGTCCGCTGCTGAATTCGCGCGGCGAAGTCATCGGCATCAACACCATGATCGCAGGAACGGCGGGACAGAGCTCGGGCATCGGCTTCGCCATCCCCATCAACACCGCCAAGGCCGTGCTCAACGACCTGGTGACCTTCGGGCGCGTGAAGCGGCCGGCGCTGGGCATCCGCTCGCTGCCCATCGGGCCGGAGCTGGCCGAGCAGATCGGCCTGCCGGTGGATTATGGAGTGCTGATCATCTCGGTGGTGCCGGGAGGGGCCGCCGAACGCGCCGGCCTGCGTGGCGGCACCGAGCGCGCCTACGTCGGGAATGTCCCCATCCAGCTAGGCGGGGACTTGATCGTCGCCATCGACGGGCAGGAGATGGTGGACCAGCAGGACCTCTCGCACGCCATGAACAGCCACCGCGCCGGCGACGCGGTCACCATCACCATCTACCGCGGCAAGCGCAAGATGGAGGTGAAGGTCACGCTGGGCGAGGCACGCGAGCAAGTGTAG
- the coaE gene encoding dephospho-CoA kinase (Dephospho-CoA kinase (CoaE) performs the final step in coenzyme A biosynthesis.) gives MLKVGLTGGLACGKSTVGEMLQARGAHVLQADRLAQDLMKPGLPVYDAVVQHFGPEIVKPDGTIHRAKLAGIVFPDRIEELNKIVHPAVIQRQEEWMNEIGRREPHAVTIVEAALIVEAGAGRQFQKLIVVTCSMEQKVARFAKRLGVSDANARAEVERRMAAQAPDELKVRNADFVIDNSGSIEQLGPQVDAVWAELKRLAGA, from the coding sequence TTGCTGAAGGTAGGTCTGACCGGCGGGCTGGCGTGCGGCAAATCCACGGTGGGCGAGATGCTCCAGGCCCGCGGCGCGCACGTCCTCCAGGCCGACCGTCTGGCGCAGGACCTGATGAAGCCGGGGCTGCCGGTGTACGACGCGGTCGTGCAACATTTCGGCCCGGAGATCGTCAAACCAGATGGGACGATCCATCGCGCGAAGCTCGCCGGGATCGTCTTTCCCGACCGCATCGAGGAGCTGAACAAGATCGTGCATCCGGCAGTGATCCAGCGACAGGAAGAATGGATGAACGAGATCGGCCGGCGTGAGCCGCACGCGGTCACCATCGTGGAGGCGGCCCTGATCGTCGAGGCCGGCGCGGGCAGGCAGTTTCAGAAGCTGATCGTCGTCACGTGCAGCATGGAGCAGAAGGTGGCGCGATTTGCGAAGCGGCTCGGGGTCAGCGATGCCAACGCGCGCGCCGAAGTCGAGCGCCGCATGGCCGCGCAGGCGCCCGACGAGCTCAAGGTCAGGAACGCAGATTTTGTGATCGACAACTCCGGCTCCATCGAGCAACTGGGGCCGCAAGTGGACGCGGTGTGGGCCGAGCTGAAACGGCTCGCGGGCGCCTAG
- a CDS encoding bifunctional 5,10-methylenetetrahydrofolate dehydrogenase/5,10-methenyltetrahydrofolate cyclohydrolase: MSARILNGTEIADQIKSELAEEVSRLRDLGVRPGLAAVLVGNTPASEIYVRSKVKTCEALGLLGETITRPASVTTEELLELVGQLNRRDEIDGILVQLPLPKQVDTNAVLMAISPQKDVDGLHPLNFGRLAERLDTMLPCTPAGVMEILRRSEIPLAGAEAVMVGRSNIVGKPTAMLLTYADATVTVCHSKTRNLAQVCRRADVLVVATGRPGLITTEHVKPGATVVDVGMNRIESREEFDRLFRNDAKKEAAFAKNGYIVTGDVRPEVAEVAGAITPVPGGVGPLTIAMLMVNTVKAARLRRGTRVPAASGKRG; the protein is encoded by the coding sequence ATGTCCGCACGGATCCTGAATGGCACCGAGATCGCCGACCAGATCAAGTCAGAACTGGCCGAGGAAGTCAGCCGTCTGCGCGATCTGGGCGTGCGTCCGGGGCTCGCCGCGGTGCTGGTGGGCAATACTCCGGCCTCGGAGATCTACGTCCGCAGCAAGGTGAAGACCTGCGAAGCGCTCGGGCTGCTGGGCGAAACCATCACCCGTCCGGCTTCGGTGACCACGGAAGAGTTGCTGGAACTCGTCGGCCAGCTCAACCGCAGGGACGAGATCGACGGCATCCTCGTCCAGCTCCCCTTGCCGAAGCAGGTCGACACCAACGCTGTCCTGATGGCCATCTCGCCGCAGAAGGATGTGGACGGCCTGCACCCGCTCAACTTCGGCCGGCTGGCCGAACGGCTGGACACGATGTTGCCCTGTACGCCCGCGGGCGTCATGGAGATCCTGCGGCGCTCCGAGATCCCGCTGGCCGGCGCGGAAGCGGTGATGGTGGGCCGCAGCAACATCGTGGGCAAGCCGACGGCGATGCTGCTCACCTACGCCGACGCGACGGTCACGGTGTGCCATTCCAAGACGCGCAACCTGGCGCAAGTCTGCCGGCGGGCCGACGTCCTGGTGGTCGCAACCGGGCGGCCCGGCCTGATCACGACCGAGCACGTCAAGCCGGGGGCCACGGTGGTTGACGTCGGCATGAACCGCATCGAGAGCCGCGAGGAATTCGATCGCTTATTCCGCAACGACGCGAAGAAGGAAGCTGCGTTTGCCAAGAACGGATATATCGTCACCGGCGACGTGCGGCCGGAAGTCGCCGAGGTGGCAGGCGCGATCACGCCTGTTCCCGGGGGCGTGGGACCGCTGACCATCGCCATGCTGATGGTCAACACGGTCAAGGCGGCCCGCCTGCGGCGCGGGACGCGGGTACCCGCGGCGTCGGGCAAAAGAGGATAG
- a CDS encoding Trm112 family protein, with amino-acid sequence MIAKELLDILICPACRRDRNAQESLAYDQQRQVLKCNACRRAYPIRDEIPVLLIDEAKIEP; translated from the coding sequence ATGATCGCGAAGGAACTGCTCGACATCCTGATCTGCCCGGCCTGCCGCCGCGACCGCAACGCACAGGAGTCGCTCGCCTACGACCAGCAACGGCAGGTGCTGAAGTGCAATGCCTGCCGTCGCGCCTATCCCATCCGCGACGAGATCCCAGTTCTGCTCATCGACGAAGCGAAGATCGAGCCGTAG
- a CDS encoding tetratricopeptide repeat protein: MARYTRHQLKEDKFAEAVQDQVFWAVAHRNPLTIAGMVAAVLVLAGVAGFFYLQNRDEKASIALGAALRIYDAQLRPANAPAQPNVLTFTSAAERARAAQKEFRKVAQDYPHTRSAEFARYWVGVTAMDMADYQTAETELKGLTGSRRDELAPLAKFALASVYRSEGKDASAIQLYKELIDRPGTTVPKSTAQIELAGMYESTQPAEAARIYDQIHKDSPNSVAGQIASARAQVVKPQ, translated from the coding sequence GTGGCCCGTTATACCCGACACCAACTGAAAGAAGACAAGTTCGCTGAGGCCGTCCAGGATCAGGTGTTCTGGGCGGTCGCGCACCGGAACCCATTGACTATTGCCGGCATGGTGGCGGCGGTCCTAGTGCTGGCGGGCGTGGCGGGGTTCTTCTACCTGCAGAACCGCGACGAGAAGGCGAGCATCGCCCTGGGCGCGGCGCTGCGCATCTATGACGCTCAACTGCGGCCGGCGAACGCCCCGGCGCAGCCCAACGTCCTGACTTTCACCTCGGCCGCCGAGCGGGCCCGGGCTGCCCAGAAGGAATTCCGCAAGGTGGCGCAGGACTATCCGCACACCCGGTCCGCCGAGTTCGCGCGCTACTGGGTGGGCGTGACCGCGATGGACATGGCCGACTATCAGACGGCGGAGACGGAGCTCAAAGGCCTCACCGGTTCGCGGCGCGACGAGCTTGCGCCCCTGGCCAAGTTTGCCCTGGCCTCGGTGTATCGCTCCGAGGGCAAGGATGCGTCCGCCATCCAGCTCTACAAGGAACTGATCGACCGTCCGGGCACCACGGTGCCCAAATCCACCGCGCAGATCGAGCTCGCCGGCATGTACGAAAGCACACAGCCGGCGGAGGCAGCGCGCATCTACGATCAGATCCACAAGGACAGCCCCAACAGCGTGGCGGGGCAGATCGCCAGCGCCCGCGCGCAGGTCGTGAAGCCGCAGTAG